The DNA window gggacccccacttTCCCTGGAGGTGCAAAGCATGCAAAGTATTTCAGGCAAGAAGTAGGCATAAAGAGGAAGTGGCATCTACAGCAAGAGTCATACAGTACAtgatgatttgactttttgGACTCTTGTTTGTTGAAGTTCACCAGATATGAATCTAACGCTACACCTGATATGATCACCTGATCATggagaacatttcatttttctaacTGAGGTTTTGTAGATGTGTGCAGGACTTCATTTCCacctgtatttctcttctttaataAAGACCTGCCTCAAGGTTTATATAACGTTTTTTTATGACAGGAGGATTTTTGGTTTGAATCCGGCAAATCATGACTGCCAATTCTCCGATTATAATACCTGCTCTAAAGAGGTTGTACGAGTCCAGTGAAAGTTGGGgtagatttctgtttttattctaacAGCCTTCTTATGTCAACCCCCCACTGAAGAAAAAATACGATTGAACCTTGAGCACTGTGGAAGCTATTTCAGCCTGGCTTCAACCTGGCAGGAAGAGGGATGGGATTACCATATGAACTCACtcggtgatgtgtgtgtgtgtgtgtgtgtgtgtgtgctctgcatTTCCAGGTATATACAAACCAGTGGAAAAATGTGTAAGTGTAtctttgtaaataaacatgatgtATGCCGTCCTGAAGTGTTTCTGTAAAATGAAGAATCACAAACAATCCTTATAAAATTAAGTTAGCTTGTGCGTTCGTGTTTCcccattgtgctgtttttttatgtgtcttttTTGCAAGTcagcaaaaaaaggaaacaaacgcCCCAAAGGTGCTTTTAAAGGTATTTCAACAACATGCTCCCTACAGTATGTGTTTCAGACACACATATTGATTTCACACAGTTGTTCCTGATGTCAGTCTGTTCTCGTGGATGAATTAAAGCCGAAGCAGTGAAGGCACAGAACGAAAAGCGTTGCCAGATTGGGATGAGTGCATCAACTCTTGGAAGTGAAGCAGTCGGAGATGAGTCCCGTAAACATTCTTCCCGGAACATGAAGGCAGCTATCAGACCATATGGTTTTTCATTGCTCCTTATCTTTCCTTACTcgttttttaaagagaaaacttagaagcacaagaaaaaaacctcaaacCTCTTCATTGTCTCTGAGAACTTCAGTTAATGCTCTAAAGCACGCTGAAAAAGACCAAAGTATTTCTGCAGGCTTAAGCAAATTAACTACAACCCGTGTAATCTTTACAATGCTGGGGTCCATTTTCCAGTGAGGTATGGAAAACAACTTTCAGCTGCTTCAAACTACTTTAGACTTTTCTGTCAGCACTTACCTCCTCTCTTTGTCATGAGTGcacaatcaaaatgtttttttttgaccagagaagATAGTCGGTTTtaacggccgttttggacgcccctcggtttgccagatatgagaccagttatcaggtcaaaccaacaggtgttgcagcgatggaagcaggcgagagaactggttcagatagaagtgattgtacccgacctaaaaagcctctgcatgtttctaacaAGCTCCACgggcagaaacgtgctcaaactaggatcaatattggagatgcttttgaaaaatagcATCTCCAAtaaacgcagaaaggtttacagaccgatgcagagctggctaaacactgaagcgccatagttgggcttcaaaaccgCTAGCCCTCTACAGGAAATGAAATGAGTTCCATTCTCTCTCAGAGTCAACATCTTCCTAGGAAATACAGACATTTTAGAAAATGGTCAGCAGCGTGCAAAATACTGTAGGTGAAATATGTACGTgaataaaaaagcaaagcaaCTGGAAttcgtcttctttttttaaattccagatGTTCACTTCTTCTAACCAGCAGGATTGTGAAGTACGTGTTCCCTGTTCCTGTTTAAAATCATCCTCTTCTGAGCTCAGCTTTGACTTATGtcaacagtttaaaaagtctCCTCACTCTCCTAGGAGACTGCAATGAATTACAGCAAAACATGCAGAGAGGAAATAACTGCTTGGGTCCCCCTGAGTACTGACATTACAGCGCTAATAGTGGAAGAATGAGCATTTGTGATAGTTTGCATGAATACTGCTCTATTTCAAAACAAAGCCTCTGGAGCACAGAGAGACGGCCCCTCGGAGCCGGCCCCTCCAAACAGCTGCCGTGTCCCTGAGAGGGTCGACAGCACTCAGCTCGGAGTTCAGCAGCGCTCGCTTCCCCGATGTCAAGAGTTCATTTGAATTAAGTGTGCTGGATTtggctcctctccctctctaatCAAATCCATGAGCGGGACTCACATGCGctcacagagaaagacaaacaggatgCCTCTACTCGGATGACTCGAATCAAAGAGATTGTGTTTTAACCCAGTTGGACGTCGTCTCTTCTTGTTCTTTGTAGCCTTGCATCTCGCACACTCGTGGGACTCATGCCGAACTTTATTTGAATGAGTAATCCTGCAGCGATAccaagagaaacagagaaacaacaagAGAAACAACAAGAGAAACAGAGTCTCCTGATCCCAAATCAAAGATAAATCAAGTGGAGCACGCGCTCCGTCTCTAAGGAGATAAGTAatgatgtgtttcagtgtgtgtcacactgtttgctctttgtgtttccttcttCATCCAAACATACACTTGATGGAAATCTTACTGTTGAGAAGAAAAACCCGACAGCAGCACTTGGGAGGGGTACTCAGAGAAACTGATCTCCATTAGTGATGGTGCATCATTACGCTCATCCACTGTCCCGTGTTTTTTACGGTATCTTCCTGGAGCCCACCCAATTGTGTCTTTGAAAAGCAAAACCCCTCCCAGAAGTTGCACTAAAAGGTGACTGTCCTACactttggaaaacttttttttaacatttaaaaaaaaaaaaaaggatttattttacatatttaaaatacatttaaaatcatcgttgttagactagcagttcaatgctgctcgctgccttcaatGCGACATATTGCTCATTCACCAGGTAATCATTCATCTCATTATGCGGGACGCAAGGCAAGTGATGCACAGAGCGGGACACCTGGCCGCCCTGTTGGAGGTCAAAATTTTAAATGTGGGTGACGACGCTTTTGAGCATTTTAATTCCCATCActcttgtcttcttcttcttgttcacTATCAATGCAAAACTCTGGGaaactttctgaaaatgttgaagaaaaaacGTTTTCTTGTTTTAAGCTACACAACAATAGCGCATGAGTACAGTATCTCAGCAAACCAAATACACATGAAGCCCCTTCTGCTTGTGTTAACCCACAACAGACAGAAATATGTAGAGGACAGTTTTAGTTAGAGTGACTCCTCATTTTTGAGGTTCGATggcatgtttgtgtgagtcaGGGTGTTTAAGTGACTTAAATGAAGCGGATAAAAGGGAGAAGAAGCATCTTTAAACGTTTTGATCTGGTGAGTTATGTCAGCCATCATCGGGCTTGTGGTGAGCTGGACCTCACAGACTGACAGCCACATTTATGTAAACCCAAACTGTGCAGAACCGTCAGTGACAGAGCCAAACATCAAGTCAGATGGGGCTCTGCTACGGCGTGCTGTTTGTCCTGACATGAAAAACACATCTCTGGTGTTAACTGGGACTCCCAATTAGACGAACATGCTCTTAGAGAGCGGCTCATTCAAAGGAGGTACCaccagaggagagacagagagtcaagCCCACACACTTAGGAGCTTTTATTCAGAACAGTTCACTcctaaaaacagtaaaagtttTACGATCCAAGCCCCAAGTGTGCCTGCTTTTCCCCTgtgaagaaaaagtaaactctTTCCACTCACCGAACCTCTTGTATCCAAAAGACTGTACTTCCTCCTCGTCTGCAAAGTCGTCTGTGTGACATAAAAGAAACATGATATAAGTAAGCTATAcaatgtaactgtgtgtgtgtgtgtgtgtgtgtgtgtgtgtgcgtcttaAGAAGTTGGTCAGAATccacatacaaaataaaacagaaagcaaCTAAACAGGGCCGAGATTTCTTTCTTAATATTCCCCTTGTATACTGATGTCTGTTTTATCAGAGTGGAGGTTGGAGatggtggagtgtgtgtgtgtgtgtgtgtgtgtgtgtgtgtgtgtgtgtgtgtgtagatatgaGGTCCAGAGAACTGTAAAAGCCACAGGCTGCGGTTTCTCTGGGTTGTTGACAGTAAACTCTAATTACACTCTGCTGCACCACACTGAAGACTGGAGCTGAGCTCACAGAGGAGCATCACTGCTAATGGTAAACAGATGGGACTGACGGGGCAGGCAGGGAGGGATGAGCAGTGTGTTTTGGAAGGGTGGGGGGGTCAGAAGGGGGTTAGACTAGATGAGGAGACACAGATACTGGATGAATACGTTATTTTATCGCAGTTTCTCCAGCTAATGGTCAAATATCACAGTTTCACATCATGGTAGTAGTGGCCATACTTTGATTGAAGATGCTGCTAGTTGAGTTGAAACACAAAGCATTTGAAGAAAAGTCTGAAAACTACTTGCAACACAAGCTATCTTCATTGGTAATAATCGATCTTGCAGGTTGTATTTAATTTCTTGTTTAAAACAGATAGTTCTGGTTTCTTAAATATCACAAACCCAACACGTTAAAAGCTGTCTCTTCTTTGTGAACACATCAACCACTCTTTTGTGTCCTTTAATGGGATGCTTACTAAGTGGTTGAAGTACAGTAAAGAATCAACTCCCGAAGTATTTCAAAACTTCTGCACCGCAGTACCGTAACGTCATCCAGATGTGGAACGCGCACAACAAAGAAACGCGCACAGAGTGAGTGAAATGTGTAAACAGAGTCCCTTGAGTTTggactaaataaataaaacacatagaTATCAGTGTCACGTTGAGACGGCATACCTTTCATGGCGTTTTATAACTCGTTGAGGACAGTACTAGAAGAGATGAGGGCTGCTGTCACTTGCTGCGCATCTCAACATCCAGCGCGAAGGAGTAAAGTTGCTCCACCGTGAACGACACTTTCAGATGAAATGATAacatttaaaagtgtgtcttcATGTTGAATCTGAAGTTTAAAATCCCATCGTCTCTGTCCTGTCTTCTCGCTTCTCCTCAGATAAGTTTTATTTGCAGGAGTTGGTGTGATGTTCAGCCTCGTCCTGATGAGCTGCGCTGCAGGAGGAAGGAGTTCAGCCTCTTACTACCAGCGTCAAGTTGCACAGAGGAGAGCGACACTTCCGGTTTCGCCTTCAGAGTAAAATGCATTTGAGGCGCAACAATGTCGAGTAATCACAGGCAGTTTTCACTACTTTAACTGTTACCTGCAGGAAtaatttaacctttttgaatTCGCCTTTTGCCTGGTGTTAAATGGGACGGCTGATGGCTGATGTTTAGCTCAATATGGGAATGCAACAAGAAGCCTAACTTAGCAGAAAAACCACAGcatgtcttgtcttgtcttgtctttttttttgctaagtCCATAAATAGTTCTCTTTCGCTAATTTTTTGGGcctaaaatcaacaaaatatgAAAGGTTCACTAGTGTGTGTCAACTATAGACATCAATGTGttcaaattactttttaaaactcaaagaaaatgggcacatgaatgtgtgtgaaatgGCATGTTGGCTGGCTGTTTCCCTGTTTCAATTACTTATAGGCTACTAATCTGAACTGAATACTGTGTAATTTGCTCCTGTTTACCAAACATAACAATGTCAGCTCGTTTAAAGATAGTGAATAAAATCAGTGAccaaatgttaaaataataataataataataataaataataataataaaaaagtaaaaatcaaaaatcaaatcaaatcaaatcaaatcaaatcaaatcaaatcaaatcaaatcaaatcaaataataaaaaataaaaaaaaaaatcggttTTTGCTCTTACTTTGAAGGCTGTTTTCCCTGTTTCCGGTTTTCCTTACATGCCtttctagcttttttttttgttaaacttccTCTGCACACAACCACTGTCCCCACTCAGGGTTTTGAGGTATCtccagggagggagaggaggtgcGGGACGTCGTGCGGAGCTGCAGTAATCCAGCCGGAGATGAGATTAAGTTACAGGGGGGTTGATGGCAATCTCGTCCCCGGGTGGAAATCTGGTACCCATTACAGATCATTTCAAAGGTTTTTGGGGAGGTGGAGCGACACACTGAAACGGCGACACACACTTTCATTGTAgttcctgtgtttttcttttcttttctgcagcctCACATTCCATTTCATTCAAGGATGAAAACATTGCTTTCATAAAAATTCCTTTTCGGACCATTTGGCCTTAGTGGGTTAATCATTTGGCTTGGGTTATTTTATCAGCTGTTTTATCACAACATTCCTAAGGTGCTATTTACAATTGTGCAtatttaaagaataattaaaataacattcTGTCAGCACATCAAAATTATTACATACAtgtgataaaataaaagttaacataaaaaaatgacatatccagacacagacattcctgcTCACGCTTTGTGagcctttaaataaatccaCATTTCATAAACTTcatgaatatcttttttttttggcatttttagttcattttctttcacaaagaGCTCCTTCCGTACTTGTTCACAAGATGTCATACATTTGcaatattatttttgtttcacaaaTAGGCCTTAATGGCGGCCAAGAATGGGCACAAtctatcaaaataaaactgtaggGTCACCAGCAGCCCCGTCTCTTGAACTCTTCCAGGTGCCGTGATAATTCCAACGTTTCCTGTGTCGATTATCTCCGCGGCCTGCAGATGCACACCACTGATCAAAGGACTAAAAGAGCCGCATCCAACTTCAAAAAGATGGCGGCACAGCCCCTCGTGTCCTCGCAGTACGAGTTAGTGTCACTGCCTGGGTTACATTGCACTGACGTGTTTACACTTCTCAAGAATTGATTTACAGCAAGAAGACGCAGATAACACAAACTGTCTCCGCTCTACAGTCCTCTGCGCTTCAAGAAACAcgacacacacatcaaactgagctctgtttttcttctgtctttggATAACTGAGCTGTCAAGCCGGGGCTCAGTGTTAATAGCTGGAGTTTGACCCACTCCAGCCCAGCACATATTAGACCAGCCTGAGATGATAAAGCGACTAATTACCTGTTTTCCTAAAGGCTTGAAAACTGTTATTTTACTGTCGGCTATAATTGGAGCAGCAGGCTGGTATTATGGCTCAGATAGGGATCGTGGCGAGCTGATAAAAAGCAGCTGAGGGTCAGGTATCTTGCAGGCCTGCTCCTGCTGGTGCTGATTCAGAGGTTGGGACCTCATTTGCCGGGTCAAGGCTTTCAGCGCTGGGCTCAGATTAACTGAGAGCACACAGGAATTCCACATTTACCACGCTGCTGCCATGTTTAGATATCAGGATAAGAACAAGGCAGATTGTTTTATGCAGCAGGAGAGAGTCGCTGGAGGAAGGAAAGACAGGAAGCAGGACGGCTGTTTCTTGTAGTGCGCTGACACAGTGTGATAGATGTTTTGGATAATGCTAAGAACTCACTGGATACTCTGAAGTAAATATTGGTAAAATGAGTTCAAGATGATCTTCAAGTTTTCTGCTGGCATCTGAACATTTGATCTAGATTTAAGGAGGATAATTTGTTGTATTGCAGGGTCCTTAAATCTATAAACAACTCGACAGAAGGGTTGCAAAAGCTTACTTTTTAACCACTTGGTGACAGGAGATACAAGTACAAAATTGTCATTTTTcccaaaatgaaatcaaagatCCAATTTCTACAATTCAACAATTCATtaatcagacgcttttatccaaagcgacgtacatcgaGGGGTTACAAGCAAGCATCTAGAgtggaaacaatgtcagtaagtggatgaaagagctgggtctttagctttttcttaaaggtgcacagGGACTCTGCAggtcaaatggagtttggtagttcgttccaccactggggggcgacagaggagaagagtctagccAGAGACTTGGGCCCTaatgtgaaggttggatcagatggcTTCCATTGGCCTCGTCCACAgaggttttcctcctctcctaaTTGATTTCACAACTAAAACAAGTTTCAAAAACCTGCTGATGGACTTTTTACGCCTAATGAAGATGAAATGAAACCAATAGCTGAGTAGAATGTaaagcaaacacaacatgatTTGACACACTCTTTTCCTATTGAATGTTTTTACGCAGCCGATATACATGCGTACTCTTACATGCATTCCTTCTGCTCTAATTCTGGCCCGCGGCGCAGAGCTTAAGTCTGAAACCATGCCAGTGTGTGCCAGCTCTCTGCAGGGGGTCAGGCTTACCGTCAGTCTGATGCAGATTAAAGCAGAAAGTCTGACCTGAGGAGGCCGCTGGAGTATGTTGATGCTGTTatccatttaaatgaatgagGTTTCATTTTTATAGATATAGGataattattcttttaataagcATTTCACCTTCTGTGTTTATTGCATCTGCCATGTGAGGGCCACGTGAGGAGAGGACATTGAACGCACCAAAACATACCACTTGATTCATTTCAGTTCagatattaaaatatttgtgcaaTGCAGGGTTACATTTCAAGTGATGACATTGTTTTGATTAAACTTCATAATGGGGATATTCTTTAAACAGTGCATCAAAAGCTGCAAGAAACAGCCTAACAGGTATTTAGTCTATTTAGTCCCACTTTTGTTTATTAATAGAAACGTTTCATAAATAGCACCCTGGTTGTTTGTGTAAGGCTCGATGCCAACACACTAATAGGATCTGTGCTCGTATAGATCATTTGAAATAGGACAATCCTTTGAGGAAGCAGACGGCCTCATCTCTCAAACAGCAACCAGGTGCTCGTGTCTGCAGTCGGATGTTTTCATCGCTTTCAAGGTAAATATTTGGAACTCCATTAAACTATTCTAGAAATCCTTCTCAGGGTCAGACTCCGAGGTTAGCACCAGatataaagttgttatttttctgaaatatttgtaGTATTTAGTTCAAGTTTTTTTCAGACACATTGAACGGACATTCTTACTTTGTATTTTCAGTTCAACTTTTAAGCATGCAGAGGAAATTAAAGTATAACATCTATTCAGGTTAATTTACAGTTAATGCTGACTTtgatttgtgaaataatttggtgcataactttatatatatattattgattGATGTGTAATGGGTTTTATACCCGTTTCCTAATGTGCAGATGTTCACCATCCTAAAGTTCACTCCAATTTTCATCCTGAGGAaacattaaactttttttttgtttttgctttacttacaaaaaatatacaattgaactgtcttaaagttattttttcctGGTATGAAATATTGATAACAGTCAGAGAGATTAGTTCACTGCAGAAGCTTTGGTGGATTTAGATCTATTTTCATAACCATGTTCATTTAGTGTCTGATTGTTATGGGTTTACATgcttatatttaattttaactGTATTTAAGTTGAATATGTTTGAGAAATGGCTCCACCTTGTGGCAGCTGATTTGTCTGGTTGATAAATCAGAGCGTTTTTTTTGCTGGGGTAAGTTGTTGTATCATGTTCATGTGCAGGATCTGTCCTTTATAATCGACCTAAGACAGGATGAGGCGGCTGCTTGTACAGATTCTCTGCGTCTCTCAGGTcctgctctgtgctgctgaCTCTCCTCCACTGAACGAGGACACGCTGAGAGGTGAGGCCTTTGAAATGATTGTTGTGCTtgcatgcttctttttttttacatactttactAATCTCTGAGGGTTACACTCTGTTACTGAGAGGCATACTTCTCACAGCAGGAGTGTGGCGGggcggggcggctgtggctcaggtggtagagtcggttgtctccaAACCGGGGGGGGTGTTTGATTccgagctcctgcagcaacatgtccgatttgTCCTAAAGGCAAGACACTCAAACCCAATTTGCTCCCGCTGCCTCGTCagctttgaatagtcagaagactagaaaataactgTGCAAGCTCATGTCCAGTTCCCAGTCTCTTTACACACAGGgccctgaaatacacacatgcacaaacaggacacgTGGACATGAGCATGCCAGAGCTGGGGTTGGGGTTCagtgctttgctcaagggcgggccagcagtactcaggaagtgccctgccacccctccagctaccagacaaaCTTCAACAAGGCTCCAGGACTTGAACAGGCGGTGACGTCTGGTCCCTCTGGTTCCCACCCAAGTCCCGACAGAGCTGAGCTCCTGCCACCCCCataaaacatttatatgaactcgttatattttttttttctatatatgTTGCAGGtttaatgactgtgtgtgtttggtcggTGTTTGTAGagctgtctgcagcaggagagcGTTTCGTCGATGAGGAAATAAAGCGAGCCGTCCTCGGGGTGAAGCAGGTGAAGGAGCTgatggaggaaaaagaggagaagtaCACACATTTTATGGACGCCCTGAGACAGAGCAGTGACAAGAAGAGGGTACGAATCTGTGATTTACCACATGAATAACACCTCCAAAGGCAGGCTGGTGTAAACAGAAAGACTCGTCACAGAAATCAACCATCTGCAAAGAAGTTACATGCCAAACTTTGGGCAAAATTacgatttatttttggcctcaTAAATGCAAAAATTGGAAACGAGAGACCTCAAAGCAGACAGCGATGAATGCATGTGTGGGAGTAAAGCTAGTTTAGGGAGTCTGGGtgtatttttaaagcagttgGGATAAATTAACTGTCTGTAGATTAATGCTGTGTGCCATGCTCATTAAGGTTATGTATCTGAGACAGGCCTTTCTGTGTCGGGGGTTCTTTCAGGGGGCGACGCAGCTAGCCCGAGAAACCGAGCAGAAACTTGAGGAGGCTGAGAGGCAATGTCAAGATTTAACCAAATCGTCCTTCGAGGAATGCCGGCCGTGTCTTGAAGTTGCTTGTAAGGACTTTTATACCTCTACATGTCGCCGCGGCTTCACCTCCTTCTCGTTTAAGGTTAGAAAATCTCATGAGCTTCAGAAAAAGGACTGATTTGTGAATCTGAAGATCCAGGAAGGctatagtttgtttgtttaattcttTCTGCAGTTGGAGGAGTTTTTCAAGACGCTCGCCGCCCAGCTGGAAAATACAGATCGTTATTATTATCAAAATGAGGAGAATGTGGGTCACGCAAACTTGGCCGAGAACTACCAGGTCACAGGAGATGAAGCCGATCTTCAGCAGATGGATGCGTCCTTCGGCCAACTTCTTTCAAGAACCAACTTCCTGTTCAACCAGAGCGTCACTGTGGTGGAAAAGATGCAACAGGTGTTCAGCGAATCCTTCCTGCTGGCATTCACCGCAGAGCTCCACCCCGCTCCTCTGTCATCCACGCAGGGTGGCTCGAGTCTTGGCTTCTTCAGGACTCTGGGTCTGGATCACCTCGTTGATTCGGTGTATGACTTTGGGAGGAATGTGATGGGGGAAATCAGCTCCTCGGTGGCTGATGTTTTTGAAGATGTtcaaggagaggaggagaactcTCAGCAACCGAACAGAGGTATCTAATGTCGTCTTGTTTTCGTTTCCCTTCCAACGTAAGACAGAACACATcttactgtgtgtttatttacacaGAACCAGGATTCCTTCCTGCTTTGGAACAGTTACAGAGCCGACACCTGTGCAGACGTCTCCGCAGACAAACATCAGAGTGCCTGCAGCTCCGAAGTTGGTGTGTGACGTGTAAGGAATATCTGTTCAAAGGTAAATGATTgccatgaaatgtgtttttattatagGAATTACAAGTTCAATGTCTATTTAGCAGCTTGTCCCACAGAATCACTGAACTACAAACTGTACAGATATGCAAACATGTTCCTATCTGGACCTTTAAGGGACTTTCTGACTCagataagctccacgagcagaaacgtgctcaaactaggatcaatattggagatgcttttgaaaaatggagag is part of the Labrus mixtus chromosome 19, fLabMix1.1, whole genome shotgun sequence genome and encodes:
- the LOC132994188 gene encoding clusterin-like protein 1 — encoded protein: MRRLLVQILCVSQVLLCAADSPPLNEDTLRELSAAGERFVDEEIKRAVLGVKQVKELMEEKEEKYTHFMDALRQSSDKKRGATQLARETEQKLEEAERQCQDLTKSSFEECRPCLEVACKDFYTSTCRRGFTSFSFKLEEFFKTLAAQLENTDRYYYQNEENVGHANLAENYQVTGDEADLQQMDASFGQLLSRTNFLFNQSVTVVEKMQQVFSESFLLAFTAELHPAPLSSTQGGSSLGFFRTLGLDHLVDSVYDFGRNVMGEISSSVADVFEDVQGEEENSQQPNREPGFLPALEQLQSRHLCRRLRRQTSECLQLRSWCVTCKEYLFKECPIVQQLHSEVEEMHLLLNASREQFDDRLQLVRRHTVDTQTWLSNMEDKYRWVSRLSDSTEGPHNIFSVITVNQQQQMKTIRPKADSSVTVTILDSAPLTVSVPADLEVDDPAFIQYAAQEALTLHKRQIRGTE